One genomic region from Balaenoptera musculus isolate JJ_BM4_2016_0621 chromosome X, mBalMus1.pri.v3, whole genome shotgun sequence encodes:
- the GPR174 gene encoding probable G-protein coupled receptor 174, translating to MPANDTCAGTDGSNTDFRYFIYAVTYTVILVPGLIGNILALWVFYGYMKETKRAVIFMINLAIADLLQVLSLPLRIFYYLNHDWPFGPGLCMFCFYLKYVNMYASIYFLVCISVRRFWFLLYPFRFHDCKQKYDLYISIAGWLIICLACLLFPLLRSSDDTPSNRTKCFVDLPTRNVNLSQSVVMMTVGELIGFVTPLLIVLYCTWKTVLSLQDKYPVAQDLGEKKKALKMILTCAGVFLICFAPYHFSFPLDFLVKSNEIKSCLARRVILIFHSIALCLASLNSCLDPIIYYFTTDEFRRRLSRQDLHDNIKLHAKSFVSSHTTSILTTELC from the coding sequence ATGCCTGCTAATGACACATGTGCTGGGACAGATGGATCTAATACAGATTTTCGATACTTCATCTATGCAGTGACATACACTGTCATTCTTGTGCCAGGCCTCATAGGGAACATATTAGCCTTGTGGGTATTTTATGGCTATATGAAAGAAACCAAACGGGCTGTGATATTCATGATAAACCTAGCCATTGCTGACTTACTACAAGTCCTCTCCTTGCCACTGAGGATCTTTTACTACTTGAATCATGACTGGCCATTTGGGCCTGGCCTCTGCATGTTTTGTTTCTACCTGAAGTATGTCAACATGTATGCAAGCATCTACTTCTTGGTCTGCATCAGTGTGCGAAGATTTTGGTTTCTCCTCTACCCCTTTCGCTTCCACGACTGTAAACAGAAATATGACCTATACATCAGCATTGCTGGCTGGCTAATAATCTGCCTTGCCTGTCTGCTATTTCCTCTCCTCCGAAGCAGTGATGACACCCCTAGCAACAGAACCAAATGCTTTGTGGATCTTCCTACCAGGAATGTCAATCTATCCCAGTCTGTTGTCATGATGACCGTTGGCGAGTTGATTGGTTTTGTCACTCCTCTTCTGATTGTCCTGTATTGTACCTGGAAGACGGTTTTATCACTGCAGGATAAATATCCTGTGGCCCAAGAccttggagagaaaaagaaagccttgAAGATGATTCTAACCTGTGCAGGAGTTTTCCTAATTTGCTTTGCACCTTATCACTTCAGTTTTCCTTTAGATTTCCTGGTCAAGtccaatgaaattaaaagctgccTAGCCAGAAGGGTGATTCTAATATTTCATTCTATTGCCTTGTGTCTGGCTAGTCTGAATTCCTGCCTTGACCCAATCATATACTACTTTACCACTGATGAGTTCAGAAGACGGCTTTCAAGACAAGATTTGCATGATAATATAAAACTCCATGCAAAATCATTTGTGAGCAGCCATACCACTTCTATCTTGACAACTgaactatgttaa